Within Herpetosiphonaceae bacterium, the genomic segment GATTTGCCCTTTGAGCAGCTTGTGGAGGAGCTTCAGCCGGAGCGCGATCTGAGCCGGTCGCCGTTCTTCCAGATCATCGTTGTGCTCCAGAACACGCCCATGCCCGATCTTCAGCTCCATAACCTCCATCTCGCGCCGGTCGCGGTCGACACAGGCAGCGCGAAGTTCGATCTGGTGATCAATCTTTCGGAAACACCGACCGGCATGCGCGGCTCGCTGATCTACAAAACCGCGCTGTTCGATGCCACGACGCTGTCGCGCTTCGCGGCGCAGTTCGAGATGGCGCTGAAGACCATCGCCGCGCAGCCCGACATGCGGCTCGGCGAGCTCGTGGCCGTGCTGACCGAGGCGGAGCAGCAGCACGCGAAGCTGCTTCGCCAGCAGAAGCTCAAACACGTCCGGCGAAAAACGATCGGCGGGCGCGGCAAGGAGCATGCAGGGCATGATGATTAATGTAGCAGCAGGTGCTTGAGCAAAGAAAGGGAGATCGAGCGACGTGCAAACGATTGAAGGCTTCCGACTCTCACCACAGCAACGCCGCGTCTGGGCGCTCCAGCAGGCCGATCACGAGATGCAGTACCGGGCTGCGGGCACGATCCGCATCGAGGGTCCGCTCGATCATGCTGCGCTCCACGAGGCGATCCGCGATGTGATCGCGCGCTACGAGATCCTGCGGACAACCTTTCGGCAATTGCCGGGTGCCGCGCTGCCGGTTCAGGTGATCGAGGACACCTGCGAGCCGCTGTGGCTCGATCGCGATCTGACGGGCCAGGACTCGGCGGCGCAAGCGCGCGCGATCGAAGCCGTGATCGGCAAGCTGCGCGGGCTGCCCTTCGATGTCGCGTCGGGGCCGCCGCTGCATCTCGCGCTCGTGACGCTCGCGCCGCCGCACCATGTGCTGCTGCTGTCGCTTCCGGCGCTCTGCGCGGATCGGAGCACGCTGTCGGGGCTGTTGCGCGAGATCAGCCGGGCCTATGCCGTCGCTTGCGGAGCCGCGCAGCCAGCGGACGAGCCGCTGCAATATGCCGATCTGGCCGAGTACCTGAACGAGCTGCTGGAATCGGAAGACGGCGGCGCGGGGCGGGCCTACTGGCGCAGCCGGGATCTGGCGGCGCTGTCGACGCTGCGGCTGCCATCCGAGCGCGAGGCGGACGGGATCGTCGACTTCGTGCCGGAGCGGATCGGCGTGGCGATCGGGCCTGAGATGGTCAGCCGGATCGATTCTCTTGCCCACCGGCTTGCTACGTCGGCGGATATGCTGCTGCTGGCGTGCTGGTACGTCCTCCTGTGGCGGCTGGCAGATCGAGCGGAGATCGATGTTGGTGTGGCGCGTAATGGACGTGCCGACGAGGAGCTTCAGGACGCGATCGGGCTGCTCACGCGGATGATCCCGGTGCGCTGCCGGATGTCGCCCGATCTGCGCTTCAGCGATCTCGTAGCTCAGGTGGGCGCGGCGACACGCGAGGCCACCGCCTGGCAGGATTCCTTTAGCTGGGAGCGGATCGCAGCCGATCCCCGGAGTCCGCACCAGCCGCCCTTCTGCGCGGCGTGCTTCGAGTTCGCGGAGCAGCCAGCCACCGATAGCGGCGGCCTCGTCTGGTCGCTGGACGGGCAGGATGCCACGATCGATCGCTTTAAGCTCAGCCTGTGCTGCGTGCGCGCCGACGACGGTCTGCGCGCCGAGCTTCACTACGACGCGCAGCGCTTCTCCGCCGCCGACATCGCGCGCCTGGCGGGTGAGTTCGAGACGCTGCTTGGAAGCGCGCTCGCCGCTCCCGAAGCGCCGATCGACGAGCTTGATCTGGTAGGCCGCGCCGAGCGCCAGCAGCTTTTGGAAGCATGGAACCAGACCGAGATCGCCTACCCCCGCGACGCCTGCATCCACCATCTGTTTGCTGAGCAGGCCGCGCGCACGCCGCAGCAGGTCGCGGTGGTGTATCAGGAGCAGCGCGTGACCTATGCGGCGCTGAACGCTTCCGCTAACCAGCTCGCGCGCTATCTACAAGCGCGAGGCGTCGGCCCCGAAAGATGCGTCGCGCTGTGCGTCGAGCGCTCGCTGGACCTGATTGTCGGCGTGCTCGGCATCCTGAAAGCGGGCGCGGCCTACGTTCCGCTCGATCCTGACGCGCCCGCCGCGCGGCTGGAATGGATGCTGACCGATACCAGAGCAGCCGCGCTGGTCACGCAGCGGTCACTGCTGACGCAGTTTCCACACGCCACCGCCCAGGCGATCTGCCTGGACGCCGACCGCGCGGCGATCGAGCGGATGAGCACGGATGAGCCGGTCGTCGCCTGCGATGCCGACAACATGGCCTATGTGATCTACACCTCCGGCTCGACGGGACAGCCGAAAGGCGTGGTGGTGCAGCATCGCTCGGTGCTCAACCTGCTGATCGGCCTGGATCACGCGATCTACGATCAGCAGCCCGCCGCGCCGCTGCGCGTCAGCGTGAACGGCCCGCTGAGCTTCGATACCTCGGTCAAGCAGATCATCCAACTGCTGCGCGGCCATACCCTGTATCTGCTGCCCGCCGAGATCCGCCTCGATCCCGATGCGCTCGCAGCCTATCTCCGACAGCACGCGCTGGATGTCTTTGATTGCACGCCCTCGCAGCTCCGGCTGCTGCTGGCCGAGGGTCGCGCCGCGACGCTGGGAGCCGTACCCTCACAGGTGTTGGTCGGCGGCGAGCCGATCGACCCGGCGCTGTGGCAGCAGTTGGCCCGGGACGAGCAGCGCCGCTTCTATAACCTGTATGGCCCGACCGAGTCCACGGTCGATGCCACGATCTGCCGCATCCAGCCGGGCTTGACGCAGCCAGCGATCGGACGCCCGATCGCCAACACGCGGGTCTATCTGCTCGATCGTCGGCTGCGCCCCGTGCCGGTGGGCGTGGCGGGCGAGCTGTACCTCGGCGGCGCTGGCCTGGCGCGCGGCTATCTCCACCGCCCCGACCTCACCGCCGCGCGCTTCGTGCCCGATCCATTTGGTCAGACCGGGTACCCTCAGGGTGGCGCGCGGCTCTATCGCACCGGCGATCTGGCCCGCTATCGTACCGATGGAACGCTGGAATACCTGGGCCGGGACGATGAGCAGGTCAAAGTGCGCGGCTTCCGCATCGAGCTAGGCGAGATCGAAGCCGCGCTGCGTTCGCATCCCGCCGTGCAGGGCGCTGCGGTCGTCTTGCGCGAAGACCAGGCGGCGGACGGAGCGCCGGAGCAGCGCCTCGTCGCCTACATCGTGCCCGACGCGGAGCGTGCCTTGCCGGTTCGCCAACTGCTGCGGCTGGAGCAGACAGGCCAGCTCGCGGATCACGCCCGCTACGATCTGCCGAATGGACAGACGATCATCCACCTGAACAAGAACGAAACCGATCTGCTCTTCGACGAGATCGTTACGACGCGCAGCTACCTGCGACACGGGATCGTCCTGGAGCCGGGCGCGTGCGTCTTTGACGTGGGAGCCAATATTGGCCTGTTCAGCCTGTTTGTGCGCCAGGAGTGCCCCGACGCGACGATCTATGCCTTCGAGCCGCTGCCGCTGATCTTCGAGGTGCTGCGTCTGAACGCGGTGCTCTACGAGCCGAATATCAGGCCGTGCAACGCCGGTCTGGCCGATCGCGCCGGACAGGCCAGCTTTACCTACTACCCGCACGCATCGGTGATGTCGGGGCGGTACGTGGATGCCCAGGCCGAGCAAGCGATCATCAAATCGTTTGTGCGCAACCAGCAGCGGGCCACGTCCGACGCGCCGGAGCTGCGCGAAGACCTGCTGGAGCAGGTGATCGCCGAGCGGCTGACCAGCCAGGATGTTATCTGTCCGCTGACGACGATCTCGGAGGTGATCCGCGAGCAGGGCATCGAGCGCATCGATCTGCTCAAGATCGACGCGCAAAAGGGCGAGCTCGAGGTGCTGGCCGGGATCGACGAGCAGGACTGGCCCAGGATCCGGCAGATCGTGCTTGAGGTTCACGCAATCGGCGATCGTGTCGAGCAGGTCAGAGCGCTGCTGGCGCGGCGCGGCTACACCGTCGCCATCGAGCAGGAGGCGGCGCTGAAAGATACCGGCCTCTACAACGTGTTTGCCGCGCGTCCCACGAAGCAGCCGGCTGCGGCAGGATTCGCCCCGCCCAGCCGCCAGCCGACCTGGAACAGCCCCAGCCTGCTGATCGACGGTCTGCGTCATGCGCTGAGCGAGCGGCTGCCCGACTACATGATCCCTGCCGCGTTTGTGCTGCTGGATGCGCTGCCGCTGACGCGCAACGGCAAGCTCGATCGCGCCGCTCTGCCCGCGCCGGATCGGACCCGCGACCTGACGAAGCAAGCGTTTGTCGCGCCGCGCACACCGGCGGAGCAAACCCTGGCCGATCTGTGGGCCGAGGTGCTCAAGCTGGAGCGCGTGGGCATCCACGACAACTTCTTCGCGCTGGGCGGCGACTCGATCCTCGGCATTCAGGTGATCGCCAGAGCCAATCGCGCGGGCCTGAAGCTGAACGCCAGGCAACTGTTCGAGCACCAGACCATCGCCGAGCTCGCGGCGGTCGCCACGACGGGAGCGCAGGCTCAGTCCGAGCAAGGACTTGTCACCGGTGCCGTGCCGCTCACGCCGATCCAGCACTGGTTTTTCGAGCAGATCCCCGATCCGCAGCTCTGGAGCCAGATCATCGTGCTTGAGGTCCGGCAGCCGGTCGCGCCGCCGCAGCTTGAGCAGATTATGCGGCAGCTCGTCGCTCATCACGACGCGCTGCGTCTGTGCTTTACACAGACGCCGACCGGCTGGCAGCAGCGCATCGCGGAGCCGCCGACGGATCTGCCGGTGACGTATGTCGATCTTTCGGCGCTGGCGCACGGCGGGCAACAGGCCGCGATCGAAGCGGCGATCGACACGGTGCGGGCGCAGGTGAGGCTATCGGATGGCCTGCTGCTGCGCGCCGCGCTGATCGACCGTGGCGCAGACCTGCCACAGGTGTTGCTCCTCGGCACGCACGCGCTGGCCTTCGACGGCGTCTCACGGCGCATCCTGGCGGAAGATCTGCAAACCGCCTACCAGCAGGTCGTGCGCGACGAGACGATAGCGCTGCCGCCCAAGACGACCTCGTTCAAGCGCTGGGCCGAGCAGCTTGCGGCCTACGCTCAGTCCGTGGAGCTTCAGCGCCAGCTCGCCGACTGGCTGGACGAGTCGCGCGCCCACGTTGCGCGGCTGCCACGGGATACCCCGGCGGGCGTCAACACGGGCGCGTCGACCCGCGCCGTCACCATCACGCTCGACGCCGCAGAGACTCACGCGCTGATCCAGGAGGTTCCGGCGGCCTATCACACCCAGATCAACGACATCTTGCTGACCGCGCTGACGCAGGCGTTTGCCCGCTGGACCAATGGCACGAGCCTGCTGCTCGACCTGCGCGGCCACGGGCGCGAGACGATCTTCGAGGATCTGGACGTATCGCGTACGATCGGCTGGTTCACCACGGTCTTCCCGGTGCTGCTCCGGGCCAGCCCGGCGGACGAGCCGGGCGAGGCGATCAAGGCGATCAAAGAGCAGCTTCGACGCATCCCGCAGCGCGGCATCGGCTACGGCATTTTGCGCTATCTCAGCCCCGACACGGCGGTGCGCGAGCGGCTGCGAGCGCTGCCACAGGCCGAAGTAAGCTTCAACTACCTGGGCCAGTTCGACCAGGCGCTGCCCGACGAGTCGCCTTTTGGATTACCGCCGAGCGGCAACGATCCGGCGCTTGGCCTGTGGAGCACGCGCTATCCGATCGAAGTGCAGGGCGGCATCATCGGCGGCCAGCTACGTCTGGCATGGAAATACAGCGCCAATCTGCATCATGCCACGACCATCGAGCGCCTCGCCCAGGATTTTCTCGCGGCGCTGCGTACGCTGATCGCGCACTGCCGGGCGGCGCAGCAGGGCCAGCACACGCCTGCGGATTTTCCGCTGGCGAATCTGAACCAGCAGGCATTGGACAAGATCGTCGCGAGAATCGGCAAAAAAGGATAAGCATCTGCCGCGCCGAAGGTTACATAGACGGCAGGCGGCGGAGCGGCACCAGCCGAACCGGACCAAGCAGCCCTGACGGCAGCGGCTCCCAATCAGCGGCGCTGAACTCCTGGTACGTGATACTGACGAAGAAGAACCTGCGCCAGCCTCGTCCCTGGCGGTCCAGCGCCGCAAGGCGATTCGCCATAAGATTCGTTACTTCGATCTCCAGGTGATTCCGGCCCTCGATCAGACCAACGGGCAGGAGGACGCGGAAGGGCCGCGCATAGCATGTGCCGAGATCCGCGCCGTTGAGCCGCAGCCGTGCGCTATAACAGACGTTTCTCAGGTCGATCGCCCACGTATCGGCGCTGCTGGCGGGCCGCTCGAAGGTGATCGTGTAGCGCGCGGTGCCGGAGAATGCCCGCAGGATCTCGGTATCGTCCGGCCACTCGGTCCAACTGCTGAGGCGCTGGACGGCTCTCGGAGCAGGCAGCGCGGGACCGCCCGCGATGAAATCGACGTGCCACGCGCCCGCGATCGGCAGGGATGGGCCAGCCGGTGCCAGATACGGCCACTGCGGCCCGTCCGTCGGCTGGGAGCGCGCCCGCAGCAGCAGCGACTCGCCCGGCTCTAGCTGGAGATAGATCTGTGTTTCAGCGCTGCCTGTCCTCGTGCGCGCGATGCCGTGGCGCTGGCTGGCCGGATCGAAGATGATCGCCGATGCCGCCCGGATCGACAGGCTGACCCATTGATTGAGCCGCTGCTGCGTTGGATTCGTCATGAAGTAGAGATAGCCGTCGTCGTCGCGGCGGCGGATCAGCTCGATGCCCGCGTCGACGATGCGCTCGCGCCGGATGCCCGCCGCATGCAGCAGCGCCTCTACGTCCGCCCCGACGAGCAGACGGCCCTGGTCCAGGCGCGCCTCGTAGATGCCTGCTCCGATCGGCTGAAGCGGGCCGAGATCCGATAGCACACGTCGAAGCTGCTCGCGACGCTCAGCCAGATTGCCAAGACCAGGCACGTCCTCCGGCAGATCGCCCACCACCACGATCGTCGCGCCGTGCCGCGCAAGCTGCCCGATGCGCTCAAGCGTCTCCGGGGGTATGTACCGACAGCCAGCGACGATCAGCGCCGCATACGCGCCGCCGCGCGACCGGATCTGTCCCTCGACGACGTGGATCGCGTCCTCTAGCAGCCGGTCGGAGACGCAATCGAAGCTATAGCCGCGATCCCACAGCCGCCGAGCGGTCGCCGTAAAGTCCGGCAGGCTCTCGTCCAGCCAATCCCGCGTGTTGTGCGGCGTCAGAAAGCGCAGCAGGTCGGGCGCGTCGTGATCGGCGGCCCAGAGATCGAAGATCGGCAGATACAGCAGCAGATCGTTGTCGGGCTGCCCGGCCTGGAGGAAGGATTGGCAGCGGCTAATGTAGGCGTTGAGCGCGGGCAGGTCGCGCCACGACGGGTTGGTCGGGCCGATGTGGGTTGTCGCATAGAACATCCAGCCGGGCCAGTCGGCGTCGGCGGGCGAAAACGGCGTGCCGTGAAAGACGACATGGTTAATGCCCATCACGAAGAGCAGATCGATCTCGGCCTTGATATGGGCCAGCGGCACCGTGCCATGCTCGCCGAGCCAGGTACACGCTTCGCTTGAGCACAGCCACTTACCCGCCACATGTGCCGCCGATGAGGCCAGCTTGCATGCCAGGATCTCCGCCGCGCCGCCGTAGCCTGCCGGAGTGCCGGGCAGCGGCGTAAGGCCAGCCAGCCGCAGCCAATCGGTGCCGAATGCCTCGGTTTCGGGAATATCCGCTGCCGCGTACAGATCGAGCAGGTTGCCGGGCGAGCCATGCGCCTGGTTGCGGGTCATGGCACCGCCGCGATGCGCCCACGCGGTCCACGGCTCGACGAAGTGCTCCAGCAGGAGATCGGCGATCGTCTGGCGATAATCCGAGCGTACGCGGCGCACGATCTCGGCGTCGGCCTCTCCGAAGAGCGCGGGCAGGTCGCGCCGCAGGTCGTAGCCTCGCCGTCGCTCGAACTGCGGCAGCAGCGCGGCGGTCCAGTTT encodes:
- a CDS encoding amino acid adenylation domain-containing protein, encoding MQTIEGFRLSPQQRRVWALQQADHEMQYRAAGTIRIEGPLDHAALHEAIRDVIARYEILRTTFRQLPGAALPVQVIEDTCEPLWLDRDLTGQDSAAQARAIEAVIGKLRGLPFDVASGPPLHLALVTLAPPHHVLLLSLPALCADRSTLSGLLREISRAYAVACGAAQPADEPLQYADLAEYLNELLESEDGGAGRAYWRSRDLAALSTLRLPSEREADGIVDFVPERIGVAIGPEMVSRIDSLAHRLATSADMLLLACWYVLLWRLADRAEIDVGVARNGRADEELQDAIGLLTRMIPVRCRMSPDLRFSDLVAQVGAATREATAWQDSFSWERIAADPRSPHQPPFCAACFEFAEQPATDSGGLVWSLDGQDATIDRFKLSLCCVRADDGLRAELHYDAQRFSAADIARLAGEFETLLGSALAAPEAPIDELDLVGRAERQQLLEAWNQTEIAYPRDACIHHLFAEQAARTPQQVAVVYQEQRVTYAALNASANQLARYLQARGVGPERCVALCVERSLDLIVGVLGILKAGAAYVPLDPDAPAARLEWMLTDTRAAALVTQRSLLTQFPHATAQAICLDADRAAIERMSTDEPVVACDADNMAYVIYTSGSTGQPKGVVVQHRSVLNLLIGLDHAIYDQQPAAPLRVSVNGPLSFDTSVKQIIQLLRGHTLYLLPAEIRLDPDALAAYLRQHALDVFDCTPSQLRLLLAEGRAATLGAVPSQVLVGGEPIDPALWQQLARDEQRRFYNLYGPTESTVDATICRIQPGLTQPAIGRPIANTRVYLLDRRLRPVPVGVAGELYLGGAGLARGYLHRPDLTAARFVPDPFGQTGYPQGGARLYRTGDLARYRTDGTLEYLGRDDEQVKVRGFRIELGEIEAALRSHPAVQGAAVVLREDQAADGAPEQRLVAYIVPDAERALPVRQLLRLEQTGQLADHARYDLPNGQTIIHLNKNETDLLFDEIVTTRSYLRHGIVLEPGACVFDVGANIGLFSLFVRQECPDATIYAFEPLPLIFEVLRLNAVLYEPNIRPCNAGLADRAGQASFTYYPHASVMSGRYVDAQAEQAIIKSFVRNQQRATSDAPELREDLLEQVIAERLTSQDVICPLTTISEVIREQGIERIDLLKIDAQKGELEVLAGIDEQDWPRIRQIVLEVHAIGDRVEQVRALLARRGYTVAIEQEAALKDTGLYNVFAARPTKQPAAAGFAPPSRQPTWNSPSLLIDGLRHALSERLPDYMIPAAFVLLDALPLTRNGKLDRAALPAPDRTRDLTKQAFVAPRTPAEQTLADLWAEVLKLERVGIHDNFFALGGDSILGIQVIARANRAGLKLNARQLFEHQTIAELAAVATTGAQAQSEQGLVTGAVPLTPIQHWFFEQIPDPQLWSQIIVLEVRQPVAPPQLEQIMRQLVAHHDALRLCFTQTPTGWQQRIAEPPTDLPVTYVDLSALAHGGQQAAIEAAIDTVRAQVRLSDGLLLRAALIDRGADLPQVLLLGTHALAFDGVSRRILAEDLQTAYQQVVRDETIALPPKTTSFKRWAEQLAAYAQSVELQRQLADWLDESRAHVARLPRDTPAGVNTGASTRAVTITLDAAETHALIQEVPAAYHTQINDILLTALTQAFARWTNGTSLLLDLRGHGRETIFEDLDVSRTIGWFTTVFPVLLRASPADEPGEAIKAIKEQLRRIPQRGIGYGILRYLSPDTAVRERLRALPQAEVSFNYLGQFDQALPDESPFGLPPSGNDPALGLWSTRYPIEVQGGIIGGQLRLAWKYSANLHHATTIERLAQDFLAALRTLIAHCRAAQQGQHTPADFPLANLNQQALDKIVARIGKKG
- a CDS encoding glycosyl hydrolase, with the protein product MQEGAASTSELRWPTISDTCRPWTRWWWLGSAVDEAEITRQLRLFQAAGFGGVELSPIYGVVGEEARSIPFLSPRWIEMLRHTVREARRLGLDVDMICGTGWPLGGPWVGPEDAAARCLFERYTVREEARVTEPIVSREEPQAALQALMAFSHDGQVRDLREHVDARRRLVWTAPTGQWTLYALFQAGTGQQVKRAAPGGEGNVVDHFSATSIERYLDRFDRAFADLPAEERVRCFFNDSYEVYGANWTAALLPQFERRRGYDLRRDLPALFGEADAEIVRRVRSDYRQTIADLLLEHFVEPWTAWAHRGGAMTRNQAHGSPGNLLDLYAAADIPETEAFGTDWLRLAGLTPLPGTPAGYGGAAEILACKLASSAAHVAGKWLCSSEACTWLGEHGTVPLAHIKAEIDLLFVMGINHVVFHGTPFSPADADWPGWMFYATTHIGPTNPSWRDLPALNAYISRCQSFLQAGQPDNDLLLYLPIFDLWAADHDAPDLLRFLTPHNTRDWLDESLPDFTATARRLWDRGYSFDCVSDRLLEDAIHVVEGQIRSRGGAYAALIVAGCRYIPPETLERIGQLARHGATIVVVGDLPEDVPGLGNLAERREQLRRVLSDLGPLQPIGAGIYEARLDQGRLLVGADVEALLHAAGIRRERIVDAGIELIRRRDDDGYLYFMTNPTQQRLNQWVSLSIRAASAIIFDPASQRHGIARTRTGSAETQIYLQLEPGESLLLRARSQPTDGPQWPYLAPAGPSLPIAGAWHVDFIAGGPALPAPRAVQRLSSWTEWPDDTEILRAFSGTARYTITFERPASSADTWAIDLRNVCYSARLRLNGADLGTCYARPFRVLLPVGLIEGRNHLEIEVTNLMANRLAALDRQGRGWRRFFFVSITYQEFSAADWEPLPSGLLGPVRLVPLRRLPSM